One genomic region from Streptomyces sp. Li-HN-5-11 encodes:
- a CDS encoding alpha/beta fold hydrolase, with protein sequence MKVQLVSREYEVHGIHVSQTGPDREAHSNPMVLVHGGLHGAWCWERYVPYFAARGWQCHALTWRGRGQSARLPEREAVRRPIEDVADDIEAVAASLSAPPVIVAHSMGALASLKFAERNPHAGLVLLTPALPAEVSPTPVDLAVDPDSMWGPPPFDTTRELFFSGAEAEDARRYYGLLVPESAKAVTQACADSRVSIDPVRISGPGLVMAAEFDMLSPPAEVRRLAGLLGMDYRYARGFGHGVMLDKNAESVAQTVQTWLTVHVSSAAGEGVAVAP encoded by the coding sequence ATGAAGGTGCAGCTTGTGAGCCGAGAGTACGAAGTCCACGGAATCCATGTGTCGCAGACAGGTCCTGATCGCGAGGCCCACTCGAACCCCATGGTCCTGGTTCATGGCGGGCTGCATGGGGCGTGGTGCTGGGAGCGGTACGTTCCGTACTTCGCTGCGCGAGGCTGGCAGTGCCACGCGCTCACATGGCGCGGCCGCGGGCAGTCGGCCAGGTTGCCCGAGCGGGAGGCCGTCCGGCGGCCGATCGAGGACGTCGCGGACGACATCGAGGCCGTGGCCGCTTCGCTCAGCGCACCGCCGGTCATCGTGGCACACAGCATGGGCGCCCTCGCCAGCCTGAAGTTCGCCGAGCGCAACCCTCACGCGGGGCTCGTACTGCTGACACCGGCACTGCCTGCCGAGGTCTCCCCGACCCCCGTCGACCTGGCCGTCGATCCGGACAGCATGTGGGGGCCTCCGCCCTTCGACACCACCCGGGAGCTGTTCTTCTCGGGAGCGGAGGCGGAGGACGCCCGGCGTTACTACGGCCTGCTGGTACCGGAGTCGGCCAAGGCAGTCACGCAGGCGTGCGCCGATAGCCGCGTCAGCATCGACCCGGTCAGGATCTCCGGACCCGGGCTGGTTATGGCCGCCGAGTTCGACATGCTGTCTCCGCCTGCTGAGGTGCGCAGACTCGCCGGCCTGCTGGGCATGGACTACCGGTACGCCCGAGGATTCGGCCACGGCGTGATGCTCGACAAGAACGCAGAGTCCGTGGCGCAAACCGTACAGACTTGGCTGACCGTCCATGTGAGCAGCGCCGCGGGCGAGGGAGTCGCTGTCGCACCATGA
- a CDS encoding (Fe-S)-binding protein, giving the protein MPWPRTVIPELTLVDVAEPEICCGSAGVCNLVQPEPAERLGRRKADNFLAARPDVIATGNAGCLLQVRRHAGDAGPPVVHPLELLDAALRGDTSILPPATSDSPA; this is encoded by the coding sequence ATGCCCTGGCCGCGGACGGTGATCCCGGAGTTGACGCTGGTGGACGTGGCGGAGCCGGAGATCTGCTGCGGTTCCGCCGGCGTCTGCAACCTGGTGCAGCCGGAGCCGGCCGAGCGGCTGGGCCGGCGCAAGGCCGACAACTTCCTCGCCGCCCGACCCGATGTGATCGCCACGGGCAACGCGGGCTGCCTCCTCCAAGTCCGCCGCCACGCGGGAGACGCCGGCCCGCCCGTCGTCCACCCGCTCGAGCTCCTGGACGCCGCCCTTCGCGGCGATACGTCGATCCTGCCCCCGGCGACGTCTGACAGCCCTGCGTGA
- a CDS encoding ABC transporter ATP-binding protein, which translates to MVFQDSLDSLNPVYSVGSQVTELLRVRQGLDRRAAREHAVALMRQVGIPAAEERLKDYPHQFSGGMRQRMCIALAIALRPRLLIVDEPTTALDVSVQAGSLRLVRQLQRETGTALIFVTHDLAVARLVASEVAVMYAGGIVERGGIDDIYRRPAHPHTRALLASQPDTARSWSDLRPVAGSPPDKADIVPGCAFHPRCPLATDRCTTEEPDLRALTADRLSRCHHAEDVLDAAH; encoded by the coding sequence ATGGTGTTCCAGGACTCGCTCGACAGCCTCAACCCCGTCTACTCCGTGGGCTCGCAGGTCACCGAACTGCTGCGGGTGCGCCAGGGTCTGGACCGGCGAGCCGCGCGGGAACACGCGGTGGCGCTGATGCGGCAGGTCGGCATCCCGGCGGCCGAGGAACGCCTGAAGGACTACCCCCACCAGTTCTCCGGCGGCATGCGGCAGCGCATGTGCATCGCGCTCGCGATCGCCCTGCGCCCTCGGCTGCTCATCGTGGACGAGCCGACCACGGCACTCGACGTCTCCGTGCAGGCAGGGAGCCTGCGGCTCGTCCGGCAGTTGCAGCGGGAGACAGGGACGGCCCTGATCTTCGTGACGCACGACCTCGCCGTCGCACGGCTGGTGGCCTCCGAGGTGGCCGTGATGTACGCCGGCGGGATCGTCGAGCGGGGCGGCATCGACGACATCTACCGGCGCCCGGCACATCCCCATACCCGGGCGCTGCTCGCGTCGCAGCCCGACACCGCCCGCAGCTGGAGCGATCTGCGCCCGGTCGCCGGCAGCCCACCGGACAAGGCCGACATCGTCCCGGGCTGCGCCTTCCACCCGCGGTGCCCGCTCGCCACAGACCGGTGCACCACCGAGGAACCTGACCTGCGCGCCCTCACCGCGGACCGGCTGAGCCGCTGCCACCACGCCGAGGACGTCCTCGATGCCGCGCACTGA
- a CDS encoding ATP-binding cassette domain-containing protein: MPRTEPDTRPEGAAEGADPPLLRVENLHRHFVTGPPRNRKVLRAVDGVTFDVRAGECLAVVGESGSGKSTLARALMRLVEPAGGSVLYKGRDLLALSGREMREERRNIQNDRGAVRKPGTPLHPGTAERLARPCPRR, encoded by the coding sequence ATGCCGCGCACTGAGCCCGACACACGGCCCGAGGGGGCGGCGGAGGGGGCTGACCCGCCCCTGCTGCGCGTCGAGAACCTGCACCGGCACTTCGTCACCGGGCCGCCCCGGAACCGTAAGGTCCTGCGCGCGGTGGACGGTGTCACCTTCGACGTCCGCGCGGGGGAGTGCCTCGCGGTGGTCGGCGAGTCCGGGTCGGGCAAGTCCACCCTGGCCCGGGCGTTGATGCGCCTTGTCGAGCCGGCCGGCGGCTCGGTGCTGTACAAGGGCCGCGACCTGCTGGCGCTCTCCGGCCGGGAGATGCGCGAGGAGCGCCGCAACATCCAGAACGACCGAGGAGCTGTACGGAAACCCGGCACCCCCCTACACCCGGGCACTGCTGAGCGCCTCGCCCGGCCGTGCCCCCGACGTTGA
- a CDS encoding LLM class flavin-dependent oxidoreductase: MSVPELSCGLPPGPDFADLAVLAEELGYARVWIYDSAPLWEDPFVHLALAARRTTRIGLATSVLVPDERSVMSMASGIATLARLAPGRFRACFGTGFTARLVLGQRPMRLDAFAEYVRAVRELLAGGTVLLDGEPARMLHAPGLAAARPLDVPVWLSVFGPRGSALATGLADGIIGRPHPGLPTATIVSGTVLDDGEDAGSARVREAIGPWRVVDWHEAYARGGAEAVDTKPGGRAWREALEGVAEAGEHRLLTFERHVTDLTDRDRLLLEHIDTATMVGDAARIGRKLTRLGELGFQEVVYTPTGPDVRRELQAFAGTCDTAPRPTW; the protein is encoded by the coding sequence GTGAGTGTCCCCGAGTTGTCGTGCGGCCTCCCTCCCGGCCCCGACTTCGCCGATCTGGCTGTTCTCGCCGAGGAACTCGGCTACGCCCGGGTGTGGATCTACGACTCCGCGCCCTTGTGGGAGGACCCCTTCGTCCACCTGGCCCTGGCGGCCCGCCGGACGACCCGCATCGGTCTGGCCACCTCGGTGCTCGTGCCGGACGAGCGCTCAGTGATGTCCATGGCGTCCGGGATCGCCACCCTCGCCCGGCTGGCGCCCGGCCGCTTCCGGGCCTGTTTCGGCACCGGCTTCACGGCCCGACTGGTCCTGGGGCAGCGGCCGATGCGGCTCGACGCCTTCGCCGAGTACGTCCGCGCCGTGCGCGAGCTCCTGGCGGGTGGCACCGTTTTGCTGGACGGCGAGCCGGCGCGCATGCTGCACGCCCCCGGGTTGGCGGCGGCCCGCCCGCTGGACGTGCCGGTGTGGCTCAGCGTCTTCGGCCCCCGGGGCAGCGCCCTGGCCACAGGACTGGCCGACGGGATCATCGGTAGGCCACATCCCGGCCTCCCCACGGCGACCATCGTGTCCGGCACGGTCCTCGACGACGGCGAGGACGCCGGCAGCGCACGCGTGCGGGAGGCCATCGGGCCCTGGCGGGTCGTCGACTGGCACGAAGCCTACGCGCGCGGCGGAGCCGAGGCTGTCGACACCAAGCCGGGAGGGCGCGCCTGGCGGGAGGCGCTGGAGGGGGTCGCCGAGGCCGGGGAACACCGACTGCTCACCTTCGAGAGGCACGTCACCGACCTGACGGACCGCGACCGGCTGCTGCTGGAACACATCGACACCGCGACCATGGTCGGCGATGCCGCCCGCATCGGCCGCAAGCTGACACGGCTTGGTGAGCTCGGCTTCCAGGAGGTCGTCTACACGCCGACCGGACCCGACGTCCGGCGGGAACTGCAGGCCTTCGCGGGGACCTGTGACACGGCGCCACGACCGACCTGGTAG
- a CDS encoding DUF1330 domain-containing protein: MPKGYVILTEAIRDQTGMNAYSRAAARSMAEAGARVLAVEGEPEVLEGQWHGDRTVVLEFESVEAAREWYESAEYAKAKPLRHAAAETNAVLVAGFEMPPRPA; the protein is encoded by the coding sequence ATGCCCAAGGGGTACGTGATCCTGACCGAGGCCATCCGCGACCAGACCGGGATGAACGCCTACAGCCGGGCTGCCGCCCGGTCGATGGCCGAGGCAGGCGCCCGCGTGCTCGCCGTCGAAGGAGAGCCCGAGGTGCTGGAGGGTCAGTGGCACGGCGACCGGACGGTCGTCCTCGAATTCGAGTCGGTCGAGGCGGCACGGGAGTGGTATGAGTCGGCCGAGTACGCGAAGGCCAAGCCGCTGCGGCACGCGGCGGCGGAGACCAACGCCGTACTGGTCGCCGGGTTCGAGATGCCACCACGGCCGGCCTGA
- a CDS encoding ferredoxin: MTIDEDRRRGHGVCCTVSPEAFDLNDDGYAVTEQPDAPQEFEQTARPAAVSCPERAITCH; the protein is encoded by the coding sequence ATCACCATCGACGAGGACCGCCGCCGCGGTCACGGCGTCTGCTGCACCGTCAGCCCCGAGGCGTTCGACCTGAACGACGACGGCTACGCCGTGACCGAACAGCCCGACGCGCCGCAGGAGTTCGAGCAGACGGCACGCCCGGCGGCGGTGAGCTGCCCCGAGCGCGCCATCACCTGTCACTGA
- a CDS encoding enoyl-CoA hydratase/isomerase family protein: MEPPFLLVDLDGPASHPSRETSCVRVAVAAEPAETAGEFDLLLTASPDPPRPWVGCADPYATAQRLRDIVTARPDACLALVQVLRMGPSLPPPDRLVMESLAYSTLQAGAAFRSWLAGKRPHAARPSTEPVLLDRDGDRLTITLNRPRVHNAFDAATRDAPCEALEVAASDSTVTRVDLRGSGPSFCSGGDLAEFGSSTDPARAHQARVHRSPAALLQRCGAEVTAHLHGACVGAGIELAAFAGRVTAAPDTVIRLPEIDMGLIPGAGGTASLPTRIGRERTAYPALTGAALSAAEARRWGLADEIASGHADSGGALAMHSNEN; encoded by the coding sequence ATGGAGCCACCCTTCCTCCTGGTCGACCTCGACGGCCCGGCCTCCCACCCCTCACGGGAAACCTCCTGTGTGCGCGTCGCCGTGGCGGCAGAACCCGCAGAAACGGCCGGGGAGTTCGACCTGCTGCTCACCGCATCGCCCGACCCGCCCCGGCCCTGGGTCGGGTGCGCCGATCCGTACGCAACCGCGCAGCGGCTCCGGGACATCGTCACCGCCCGCCCCGACGCCTGCCTGGCCCTCGTGCAGGTGCTCCGCATGGGCCCCAGCCTGCCGCCGCCCGACCGGCTGGTCATGGAGTCCCTCGCCTACTCCACCCTCCAGGCAGGGGCCGCCTTCCGGTCCTGGCTCGCCGGGAAGCGCCCGCATGCCGCCCGTCCGTCCACCGAGCCGGTCCTCCTCGACCGCGACGGCGACCGGCTGACCATCACACTGAACCGCCCCCGGGTCCACAACGCCTTCGACGCCGCCACGCGGGACGCCCCGTGCGAGGCCCTGGAGGTCGCCGCGTCGGACTCGACGGTCACCCGCGTCGACCTACGCGGCAGCGGCCCCTCCTTCTGCAGCGGCGGCGACCTCGCCGAGTTCGGCTCCTCGACCGACCCGGCGCGGGCCCACCAGGCGCGCGTGCACCGCAGTCCCGCCGCCCTGCTCCAGCGGTGCGGGGCCGAGGTGACCGCGCATCTGCACGGGGCCTGTGTCGGCGCGGGCATCGAACTGGCCGCCTTCGCCGGCCGGGTGACGGCTGCGCCGGACACGGTGATCCGGCTGCCCGAGATCGACATGGGGCTGATCCCGGGGGCGGGCGGCACAGCGAGCCTGCCGACGCGCATCGGCCGCGAACGGACCGCCTACCCGGCCTTGACCGGTGCCGCGCTCAGCGCGGCGGAGGCCCGGCGCTGGGGTCTGGCCGACGAGATCGCGAGCGGTCACGCCGACTCAGGTGGGGCACTAGCCATGCACAGTAATGAGAACTAG
- a CDS encoding CoA transferase, which translates to MKNAALARWMATVEGRLGSLTAVADDFATLTGVPVDLAGALFERAELAGFRLPARVSAGGSCQLLATAGGWVAVNLARPDDHAALPALLALLGAPRAGLQTAARRTGATELVRSAQMLGMAAAALGSERGDRAPVRPERHGQSRPRDLTGLKVVDLSALWAGPLCARLLGLAGARVVKVESTTRPDGARFGHPDFYRRLHEGHASLVLDFATGALAGALADADVVVEASRPRALRRLGVHAEEFLTARPGRVWVSITGYGRDDDRIAFGDDAAIAGGLAGSDRHGDPVFLGDALADPVTGLYAAHAVARSLARGGGELLCVSMAACAAAQAETPAATC; encoded by the coding sequence ATGAAGAATGCCGCTCTCGCCCGCTGGATGGCAACCGTGGAGGGCAGACTCGGGTCCCTGACCGCCGTCGCCGACGACTTCGCCACCCTGACGGGCGTACCCGTCGACCTCGCCGGTGCGCTCTTCGAGCGGGCCGAGCTCGCCGGATTCCGTCTCCCGGCCAGGGTTTCGGCAGGCGGCTCCTGCCAGCTCCTCGCCACCGCCGGCGGCTGGGTCGCGGTCAATCTGGCCCGCCCCGACGACCATGCCGCCCTCCCGGCCCTCCTCGCGCTCCTCGGCGCACCCCGCGCCGGGCTGCAGACCGCCGCGCGCCGGACCGGCGCGACCGAACTGGTGCGATCAGCCCAGATGCTGGGCATGGCCGCCGCGGCACTCGGATCCGAGCGCGGCGACCGCGCGCCGGTGCGCCCCGAACGGCACGGGCAGTCCCGCCCGCGCGACCTCACCGGTCTGAAGGTCGTCGACCTGTCCGCGCTGTGGGCGGGCCCTCTGTGTGCACGGCTGCTGGGTCTGGCCGGCGCCCGGGTCGTGAAGGTGGAGAGCACCACCCGGCCGGACGGGGCCCGCTTCGGCCACCCGGACTTCTACCGACGCCTGCACGAGGGACACGCGAGCCTGGTGCTGGACTTCGCCACCGGCGCACTCGCCGGGGCGCTCGCGGACGCCGACGTGGTCGTGGAGGCGTCCCGGCCGCGGGCGTTGCGGCGGCTCGGGGTGCACGCGGAGGAGTTCCTCACCGCCCGACCCGGCCGAGTGTGGGTGAGCATTACCGGGTACGGCCGCGACGACGACCGGATCGCCTTCGGCGACGACGCGGCCATCGCCGGCGGACTGGCGGGCAGCGACCGGCACGGCGATCCGGTGTTCCTCGGCGACGCGCTCGCCGATCCCGTCACCGGCCTGTACGCCGCCCACGCCGTCGCCCGCTCGCTGGCTCGGGGCGGCGGGGAACTGCTGTGCGTGTCCATGGCGGCCTGCGCCGCGGCACAGGCCGAGACACCGGCGGCGACATGCTGA
- a CDS encoding amidohydrolase family protein has protein sequence MLIRDVEIEGRGRVDVRVEGGRVAGIGRRLSGDAQVEGRGAALLPGLHDHHVHLTALAAEAASVRVGPAEVHGRDELAECLRAGAPGEWVRAVGYHESVAGELDRWTLDALVPDRPVRVQHRGGAMWFLNSAALRAAGLESVDGRLWREDGRLRALLPPVPLDLADVGRRAAALGVTGFTNADPHPADGLAQTLSVLPQRLVVMGVDPPVKLMLDDPTLPTPADLAATVAAIRPRPIAVHCVTRVQLLVTLLALEEAGPAEGDRIEHGSVIPAEALPRLRRLGVTVVTQPHFPIERARTYAAEVHPDDRPHLYRCRSLAEAGVPVAAGTDAPYGTHDPWAVMRAAVARDAAERLTPRAALGLFLGSPHRPERPRRVTVGSPADLCLLHVPLRKALDALTADTVRAAYVQGRSITEPPPDNEGAQ, from the coding sequence ATGCTGATCAGAGACGTGGAGATCGAGGGACGGGGGCGGGTGGACGTACGTGTCGAGGGCGGCCGGGTCGCCGGGATCGGACGCCGACTGTCCGGGGACGCTCAGGTCGAGGGACGTGGCGCGGCGCTCCTGCCCGGGCTGCACGACCACCACGTCCATCTCACGGCGCTGGCCGCGGAGGCGGCCTCGGTGCGGGTGGGGCCCGCCGAGGTGCACGGACGCGACGAACTCGCCGAGTGCTTGCGGGCCGGGGCGCCGGGGGAGTGGGTCCGGGCCGTCGGCTACCACGAGAGCGTCGCGGGGGAGCTGGACCGGTGGACGCTGGACGCCCTCGTCCCGGACCGGCCGGTCCGGGTGCAGCACCGCGGCGGCGCCATGTGGTTCCTGAACAGCGCGGCGCTGCGGGCGGCCGGGCTGGAGAGCGTCGACGGGCGCCTGTGGCGTGAGGACGGACGTCTGCGCGCCCTCCTCCCGCCCGTGCCGCTCGACCTGGCCGACGTCGGGCGCCGCGCCGCGGCCCTCGGCGTCACCGGGTTCACCAACGCCGACCCGCACCCCGCCGACGGTCTCGCGCAGACGCTGTCCGTCCTGCCCCAGCGGCTCGTCGTCATGGGCGTCGACCCGCCGGTGAAGCTGATGCTCGACGACCCGACCCTGCCCACCCCCGCAGATCTGGCCGCCACGGTGGCCGCGATAAGGCCCCGGCCGATCGCCGTGCACTGCGTCACCCGCGTGCAGTTGCTCGTCACACTCCTCGCCCTGGAGGAGGCGGGCCCGGCCGAGGGAGACCGGATCGAGCACGGGTCCGTGATCCCGGCCGAGGCTCTCCCACGCCTTCGCCGACTCGGTGTGACCGTGGTGACGCAGCCCCACTTCCCGATCGAGCGGGCCCGAACCTACGCCGCCGAGGTACATCCCGATGACCGGCCGCACCTCTACCGCTGCCGGAGCCTCGCCGAAGCGGGCGTCCCGGTCGCCGCCGGAACCGACGCGCCGTACGGCACCCACGACCCCTGGGCCGTCATGCGGGCCGCCGTCGCACGCGACGCGGCAGAGCGCCTCACCCCGCGCGCGGCACTGGGACTGTTCCTGGGCAGCCCGCACCGGCCGGAACGCCCCCGACGGGTGACGGTCGGCTCGCCGGCCGACCTGTGCCTGCTCCACGTGCCCCTGCGGAAGGCGCTCGACGCGCTGACCGCCGACACGGTACGGGCCGCCTACGTTCAGGGCCGGTCGATCACGGAGCCGCCGCCGGACAACGAAGGAGCGCAGTGA
- a CDS encoding Tat pathway signal sequence domain protein translates to MNETPDEDFRKPYVDVDEWRDTPVRHRYVHGGFADHGTRFSIYFPPDDAYQGRFFQHITPIPGSEHRAQTARGQEDRISFAVSSGAYFLETNGGGADPGDPTVAGFRANAAAARHSRVVAQWVYGPHRVHGYAYGGSGGGYRTIAGAENTDGVWDGFVPYVIGSPMAIPNVFSVRMHAQRVLRHRLDTIVDALEPGGSNDPYQGLDAEEREALAEVTAMGFPPRAWFGHRTMGMHAFTALYGGMRLLDPGYFEDFWTLPGYLGADPWASVHRDRLRHASGISAVITAREAARLGLGVSRAADARGGVDDAFRGPAAEEGSVVVLRLAVPAPCDAQGTELIVRSGRAEGQSLVLREVRGDLALLDERNDPSTVTALRPGDRVDIDNSNFLAAQTYHRHQVPPEGFPVWDRFRDAAGKPIPPQRPQLLGPLFSLGAGGSVQTGKFSGKMIVVACLLDREAFPWQAHWYRSAVRQHLGDATDEHFRLWYVDHALHGDDEIQEDPTRSVSYLGVLHQALRDLSAWVEQGTPPAASTGCTMTDGQVVLPSSAAGRRGVQPVVRLTVDGADRADVRTGEVVTLCAVGEVPPGAGKVVAVQWDLDGDGTFPATEDVTPAERVRVERRHAFSSPGTRFVTVRVRSERDGDASALFTRVDNIARVRVVVARTDGPDAGRTS, encoded by the coding sequence GTGAACGAGACACCCGACGAGGACTTCCGCAAGCCGTACGTGGACGTGGACGAATGGCGTGACACCCCGGTGCGCCACCGTTATGTCCACGGTGGCTTCGCCGACCACGGCACCCGGTTCTCGATCTACTTCCCGCCCGACGACGCCTACCAGGGCCGCTTCTTCCAGCACATCACCCCCATCCCCGGCAGCGAGCACCGGGCACAGACCGCCCGAGGGCAGGAGGACAGGATCTCCTTCGCCGTGTCGAGCGGCGCGTACTTCCTGGAGACCAATGGCGGCGGCGCGGACCCGGGTGACCCGACCGTCGCAGGCTTCCGCGCCAACGCGGCGGCGGCCCGCCACTCACGCGTCGTCGCCCAGTGGGTCTACGGGCCCCACCGCGTGCACGGGTACGCGTACGGCGGCAGCGGCGGCGGGTACCGGACCATCGCCGGTGCCGAGAACACCGACGGCGTCTGGGACGGTTTCGTGCCGTATGTCATCGGCAGTCCCATGGCGATACCGAACGTCTTCAGCGTGCGCATGCACGCACAGCGGGTGCTCCGGCACCGGCTCGACACCATCGTCGACGCACTGGAACCCGGGGGTAGCAACGACCCGTACCAGGGCCTCGACGCCGAGGAGCGGGAGGCGCTCGCCGAGGTCACGGCCATGGGCTTCCCGCCACGCGCCTGGTTCGGCCACCGCACGATGGGCATGCACGCCTTCACCGCTCTCTACGGAGGCATGCGCCTGCTGGACCCCGGCTACTTCGAGGACTTCTGGACGCTGCCCGGGTACCTCGGGGCCGATCCCTGGGCCTCGGTCCACCGCGACCGTCTGCGGCACGCCTCTGGGATCTCCGCCGTGATCACAGCGCGGGAGGCTGCGCGGCTCGGCCTCGGCGTGTCGCGGGCGGCGGACGCCCGGGGTGGGGTGGACGACGCCTTCCGGGGGCCTGCGGCGGAGGAGGGCTCGGTCGTCGTCCTCCGACTCGCGGTACCCGCCCCCTGCGACGCGCAGGGCACGGAGCTCATCGTCCGCTCCGGGCGGGCCGAGGGGCAGTCCCTCGTCCTGCGCGAAGTGCGGGGCGATCTGGCGCTGCTGGACGAGCGGAACGACCCGTCCACAGTCACGGCCCTGCGTCCCGGGGACCGCGTGGACATCGACAACAGCAACTTCCTCGCGGCCCAGACCTACCACCGCCACCAGGTGCCGCCCGAGGGCTTCCCGGTCTGGGACCGGTTCCGCGACGCGGCCGGGAAGCCGATCCCGCCGCAGCGGCCCCAACTGTTGGGGCCGCTGTTCTCCCTCGGCGCGGGCGGGTCGGTGCAGACGGGGAAGTTCTCCGGAAAGATGATCGTGGTCGCCTGCCTCCTGGACCGGGAGGCGTTCCCCTGGCAGGCCCACTGGTACCGGTCGGCCGTCCGGCAGCACCTCGGCGACGCCACCGACGAGCACTTCCGCCTCTGGTACGTGGACCACGCCCTCCACGGCGACGACGAGATCCAGGAGGATCCCACCCGGTCCGTGAGCTACCTGGGAGTCCTGCATCAGGCGCTGCGTGACCTGAGCGCGTGGGTGGAGCAGGGCACCCCGCCCGCTGCCTCGACGGGTTGCACGATGACCGACGGGCAGGTCGTGCTGCCGTCGTCCGCCGCCGGGCGGCGGGGAGTTCAGCCCGTCGTCCGGCTGACCGTGGACGGCGCGGACCGTGCCGATGTGCGGACCGGGGAGGTAGTGACCCTGTGTGCCGTGGGCGAGGTTCCGCCCGGTGCCGGGAAGGTGGTCGCGGTCCAGTGGGATCTCGACGGCGACGGCACGTTCCCCGCGACCGAGGACGTCACGCCGGCCGAACGGGTCCGCGTGGAGCGGCGCCACGCCTTCTCCTCACCCGGCACCCGCTTCGTGACCGTACGCGTTCGCTCCGAACGCGACGGCGACGCCTCGGCCCTGTTCACGCGGGTGGACAACATCGCCCGGGTCCGCGTGGTCGTCGCGCGCACGGACGGCCCCGACGCGGGCCGCACCAGCTGA
- a CDS encoding SDR family oxidoreductase, translating into MEDFSARPGTAFVAGGTGGIGAAIVRTLAERGSDVVFTYRSSQGAAENLVREMKSHGRQVTAVRLDLTDEAETARGVRGCGGVHTLVYAAGPHVPMTHLSKVTPSRYRAQLEADAVAFFNLVHPALPLLRESSGSIVAVTTVATRRYPVRDGLSSGAKGAVEAVARALAAEEGRYGVRVNCVAPGMLTDGIAGRLIDTGELDEDALAVTRRNIPLRRFGQAQDIAEAVAFLASDRAGFVTGQALGVDGGYSV; encoded by the coding sequence ATGGAGGACTTCTCCGCCAGGCCGGGCACGGCCTTCGTGGCCGGTGGTACCGGTGGCATCGGCGCCGCGATCGTGAGGACGCTGGCCGAACGCGGCAGCGACGTCGTGTTCACCTACCGCTCCTCCCAGGGAGCCGCGGAGAACCTTGTCCGGGAGATGAAGAGCCACGGCCGTCAGGTCACCGCCGTCCGGTTGGACCTGACCGACGAGGCGGAGACGGCCCGGGGGGTGCGCGGATGCGGCGGTGTGCACACGCTGGTGTACGCGGCCGGGCCGCACGTGCCCATGACCCACCTGAGCAAGGTCACGCCCAGCCGGTACCGCGCCCAGCTGGAGGCCGACGCGGTGGCGTTCTTCAACCTCGTCCATCCCGCGCTGCCGCTGCTGCGGGAGAGCAGCGGCAGCATCGTCGCCGTCACCACCGTCGCCACGCGCCGCTACCCCGTCCGCGACGGGCTCTCCTCGGGCGCCAAGGGGGCGGTCGAGGCCGTCGCCCGTGCCCTCGCCGCCGAGGAGGGCCGCTACGGCGTCCGCGTCAACTGCGTCGCCCCGGGCATGCTCACGGACGGCATCGCGGGCCGGCTGATCGACACGGGCGAACTCGACGAGGACGCCCTCGCCGTCACCCGCCGCAACATCCCCCTGCGCCGGTTCGGACAGGCTCAGGACATCGCGGAGGCGGTCGCGTTCCTCGCCTCGGACCGGGCCGGGTTCGTCACGGGGCAGGCGCTGGGGGTCGACGGCGGGTACAGCGTCTGA